The following are from one region of the candidate division WOR-3 bacterium genome:
- a CDS encoding PKD domain-containing protein, with amino-acid sequence MRNIFFMLLTLISIVTLVFVGCFRMTNPLADYTPPAPSGPTRGVFGILYDFKGAATHPDGDSIRYQFHWGANANDTSAWSILVPSGATVTFSHSWTTSSTTQYVVKYRIKDKDNNLSLWSDSLLFTIVTTNQAPAKPQIPIGPSSGIVNTSYQFRATTTDPDGDSVSYRFAWGDGDTSAWSGNYRSGDTVTMSHTYSAAGTYYIKVQAKDALGVVSEWSEGLGITITSTAYPFTIALTWDVDPRDLDAHCWTPHPYHVYYANKGHLNTVPYCTLDVDDVTSYGPEHITISQLMPGTYKYAVHHFSGTGTIATSGAVVKVYTNGVLSHTFTAPQTACPSYAYWHVFNIDGATGTVIPVNVYLTSPPGFVEKSSVPKK; translated from the coding sequence ATGCGTAACATTTTTTTTATGCTCCTAACTCTAATATCCATTGTCACATTAGTATTTGTCGGATGCTTCCGCATGACGAATCCTTTGGCTGACTATACCCCTCCAGCTCCCAGTGGTCCAACTCGTGGTGTTTTTGGTATCCTATATGATTTCAAAGGCGCAGCTACTCATCCAGATGGCGATAGTATCCGGTATCAGTTTCATTGGGGCGCCAATGCTAATGATACCTCGGCTTGGTCGATTCTGGTGCCTAGTGGCGCTACGGTAACTTTTAGCCATAGCTGGACAACTAGCAGCACGACCCAGTATGTAGTCAAGTATCGGATAAAGGACAAAGATAATAATCTATCCCTATGGTCCGATAGTCTCCTCTTTACAATTGTAACTACCAATCAGGCACCGGCTAAACCACAGATCCCAATTGGTCCGTCCAGTGGTATTGTTAACACCAGTTATCAATTTAGGGCGACTACCACCGATCCCGATGGCGATAGCGTCAGTTATCGTTTTGCCTGGGGTGATGGTGATACCTCAGCCTGGTCTGGGAACTATCGATCCGGGGATACGGTCACGATGAGCCATACTTACAGTGCAGCTGGCACCTATTATATCAAGGTCCAGGCTAAGGATGCCTTAGGCGTGGTCTCAGAATGGTCCGAGGGCTTGGGCATTACAATTACCAGCACCGCATACCCGTTTACGATTGCCTTAACCTGGGATGTGGACCCCCGAGATTTAGATGCCCATTGCTGGACACCGCATCCCTATCATGTGTATTATGCCAATAAAGGCCATCTCAATACGGTGCCTTATTGTACCTTAGACGTTGATGATGTCACCAGTTATGGTCCAGAGCATATTACGATCAGTCAACTAATGCCAGGAACTTATAAATATGCCGTGCATCACTTCTCTGGTACTGGTACGATTGCCACATCTGGGGCTGTAGTTAAGGTATATACCAATGGCGTTTTAAGTCATACCTTTACCGCACCGCAAACGGCTTGTCCTAGTTACGCCTATTGGCATGTATTCAATATCGATGGTGCGACCGGCACGGTTATCCCGGTCAATGTCTATCTAACATCTCCGCCGGGCTTCGTGGAAAAAT